One Chryseobacterium sp. StRB126 genomic region harbors:
- the thrA gene encoding bifunctional aspartate kinase/homoserine dehydrogenase I — MKILKFGGTSVANSQNILLVEDIIKKESSKNNVVIIVSALHGVTDLLINAAEYASVKNEDYLQHLKNAEEKHLNLVKELIPVLEQSSLLSFVKKHFNDLEDLYNGIFVLGELTPRIKDKIASYGEFLSSSIIAARLQHQKLDCLWMNAAELIRTDSNFTHAKVNFNVTEDNFKNYFNKHQSRIFIGPGFIASDEKGRITTLGRGGSDYTAAIIAAAIQAEELQIWTDVSGMMTADPRLASHAKPISEISYHEAMELSHFGAKVIYPPSIQPVMVKNINLKIKNTFDPEALGTLVSHNLTISENEQQQVAVGVSNMGNIALLTLEGSGMVGIPGISAKLFQCLSQEKINVILITQGSSEHSITIAIHEKDMVAAESAINASFADDINLKRIAPAHIEAGLSIIALVGENMKSKSGVSAKMFGCLGNNGINIRTIAQGSSERNISVVIAEKDARKAVNVLHEEFFESEIKQIHLYICGTGNVGKKLIQQIYNQNQYLRDNHFINLRIAGLSNSRKMIFADHGISEEEYMNWDESGFEASAQKFTEEIIARNLRNSVFVDITASAETPAVYESLLKRSINIVACNKIAASSDFEKYKILKNTARNHNCSFHFETNVGAGLPVIGTINDLIKSGDKITSIEAVLSGTLNFVFNTYDGSKIFSEVVAQAQKEGYTEPDPRLDLSGTDVARKILILAREAGYPLQFEEIENIGFLPEACMEGSVEHFYEKLKEYEIHFKSLFDNAQQEGKILKYTAEFKDGKAKVGLQHVAPGSDLFHLYGKDNIVIFKTLRYSEQPLVIKGAGAGAEVTASGIFADIIRSV; from the coding sequence ATGAAAATCTTAAAATTCGGTGGAACATCAGTCGCCAATTCTCAGAATATCCTGCTGGTGGAAGACATTATCAAAAAAGAGTCTTCTAAAAACAATGTTGTAATCATTGTATCAGCACTTCATGGAGTAACAGATCTTCTTATTAACGCTGCGGAATATGCTTCCGTTAAAAATGAAGATTATTTACAGCATCTTAAAAATGCAGAAGAAAAACATTTAAACCTTGTCAAGGAACTAATTCCTGTTTTAGAACAAAGTTCTCTGCTAAGTTTTGTGAAAAAACATTTCAATGATCTGGAAGATTTATACAACGGAATTTTTGTTCTTGGTGAACTTACTCCAAGAATCAAAGACAAAATTGCTTCTTATGGAGAGTTTCTGTCATCCAGCATTATTGCAGCCAGACTTCAGCATCAGAAATTGGATTGTCTATGGATGAATGCTGCAGAACTCATCAGAACTGACAGCAATTTTACCCATGCAAAAGTGAATTTCAATGTAACTGAAGATAACTTTAAAAATTATTTCAACAAACATCAGAGTCGTATCTTCATTGGTCCAGGTTTTATAGCCAGTGACGAAAAAGGTCGTATTACCACATTAGGACGTGGTGGCTCAGATTACACTGCAGCTATTATTGCTGCCGCCATACAAGCAGAAGAGCTTCAGATCTGGACTGATGTAAGTGGGATGATGACCGCCGATCCACGCTTGGCATCTCATGCAAAACCTATTTCGGAAATTTCCTATCATGAAGCTATGGAGCTTTCCCATTTTGGAGCAAAAGTTATTTATCCACCATCTATTCAACCAGTGATGGTAAAAAATATTAACCTTAAAATTAAAAATACTTTTGATCCGGAAGCGCTAGGAACATTGGTTTCCCACAATCTGACTATTTCAGAAAATGAACAACAGCAGGTAGCAGTTGGGGTTTCAAATATGGGTAATATTGCTCTTCTTACTTTAGAAGGCAGTGGAATGGTAGGAATTCCCGGTATTTCTGCGAAACTGTTTCAATGTCTGAGCCAGGAAAAAATAAATGTTATTCTGATTACACAGGGGTCTTCGGAACATTCCATCACCATTGCTATTCATGAAAAAGATATGGTAGCCGCCGAAAGTGCAATCAATGCTTCTTTTGCAGATGATATAAATTTAAAAAGAATAGCTCCGGCCCACATTGAAGCTGGTCTTTCTATTATAGCCTTGGTAGGAGAAAATATGAAAAGCAAGAGCGGCGTAAGTGCCAAAATGTTTGGTTGTCTTGGTAATAACGGAATCAATATCAGAACGATTGCACAAGGATCTTCAGAAAGAAATATCAGTGTGGTTATTGCTGAAAAAGATGCCAGAAAAGCCGTCAATGTCCTTCACGAAGAATTTTTTGAATCAGAAATAAAACAGATCCATCTTTATATCTGTGGAACAGGAAATGTAGGCAAAAAATTGATCCAACAAATCTATAACCAGAATCAATATCTAAGAGATAATCATTTTATTAATTTAAGAATTGCCGGTCTATCCAATAGCCGAAAAATGATCTTTGCAGACCATGGAATTTCCGAAGAGGAATATATGAATTGGGATGAATCTGGTTTTGAAGCTTCAGCTCAAAAATTTACAGAGGAAATCATTGCCCGTAATCTAAGAAATTCTGTTTTTGTAGATATCACTGCCAGTGCTGAAACTCCGGCAGTATATGAAAGCCTGTTGAAAAGAAGTATCAATATTGTCGCTTGTAATAAAATTGCCGCTTCATCAGATTTTGAGAAGTACAAAATATTAAAAAATACTGCCAGAAATCATAATTGCAGTTTTCATTTTGAAACGAATGTAGGAGCCGGACTTCCGGTCATCGGAACTATCAATGATCTCATCAAAAGCGGCGATAAAATAACGTCTATTGAAGCTGTGCTAAGCGGAACATTAAACTTTGTTTTCAATACTTATGACGGAAGCAAAATATTTTCTGAAGTTGTAGCTCAGGCACAGAAAGAAGGCTATACAGAACCGGATCCAAGACTTGATCTTTCAGGAACAGATGTCGCCAGAAAAATTTTAATACTTGCCAGAGAAGCCGGATATCCACTTCAGTTTGAAGAGATTGAAAACATAGGTTTTCTTCCTGAAGCCTGTATGGAAGGAAGTGTAGAACATTTTTATGAAAAGCTTAAAGAATATGAAATTCATTTTAAATCTTTATTTGACAATGCTCAACAAGAAGGAAAAATATTGAAGTATACTGCAGAATTTAAAGATGGAAAAGCTAAGGTAGGTTTACAGCATGTAGCTCCAGGAAGTGATCTGTTTCACCTTTATGGGAAAGATAATATTGTCATTTTTAAAACCTTAAGATATTCCGAGCAGCCATTGGTAATAAAAGGTGCCGGTGCAGGAGCTGAAGTAACAGCCAGTGGGATTTTTGCAGACATCATCCGTTCAGTTTAA
- a CDS encoding homoserine kinase encodes MKKVKLKIPATVANLVCGFDILGMAVNEPYDEMEIRLLETPEVIIKHQDSFGLPEEPTKNVAGVVLLKIKEYFNLKNGFEVIIHKHIKPGSGLGSSAASAAGAALGANILLRNIMSKDEMVHFAMFGEELASGVRHADNIAPCIYGGITLVKSIDPIDIIPLNAPDLFVVAVHPQVEVKTSDSRQILKKNITLKSAVEQWGNIAGLVAGIQKNDFALIGRSLNDVIIEPVRSILIPRFDEIKSKSLQIGALGGGISGSGPSIFMLAEKKETAEKIADLMKSMYDEINIENFVYISKINPAGIEIIEEPQLD; translated from the coding sequence ATGAAAAAAGTAAAATTAAAAATTCCGGCTACTGTAGCCAATCTGGTATGCGGATTTGATATCCTGGGAATGGCTGTTAATGAACCGTATGATGAGATGGAAATCCGGTTACTGGAAACTCCGGAAGTTATCATCAAACATCAAGACTCTTTTGGTCTTCCTGAAGAGCCTACTAAAAATGTAGCCGGTGTGGTACTTTTAAAAATAAAGGAGTATTTCAACCTAAAAAATGGTTTTGAGGTCATTATTCATAAACATATAAAACCAGGAAGCGGGCTTGGCTCCAGCGCGGCTAGCGCCGCTGGAGCCGCCCTGGGAGCCAACATCCTGTTAAGAAATATTATGTCAAAAGACGAAATGGTCCATTTTGCCATGTTTGGGGAAGAACTTGCTTCCGGGGTTCGGCATGCGGATAATATTGCCCCATGCATCTATGGTGGAATCACTTTGGTAAAATCTATTGATCCAATTGATATTATCCCTTTGAACGCCCCTGATTTATTTGTTGTCGCTGTACATCCTCAGGTGGAAGTTAAAACTTCCGATTCAAGACAGATTTTAAAGAAAAATATTACATTGAAAAGTGCTGTTGAACAATGGGGAAATATTGCAGGATTAGTAGCCGGCATTCAGAAAAATGACTTTGCATTAATTGGCAGGAGTCTCAACGATGTCATTATAGAACCTGTACGAAGTATTTTAATCCCAAGATTTGATGAAATTAAATCAAAGAGCCTTCAGATTGGAGCATTAGGAGGTGGAATTTCAGGATCAGGACCCTCTATTTTCATGCTCGCAGAAAAAAAAGAAACAGCAGAAAAGATTGCTGACCTGATGAAATCTATGTATGACGAAATCAATATCGAGAACTTCGTATATATCTCAAAAATAAATCCCGCAGGAATTGAAATCATTGAAGAACCCCAATTAGATTAA
- the thrC gene encoding threonine synthase: MKYYNLKDSEEKVDFRTATIKGQGKDKGLFFPENIPSFNEEFIQNLQQYSDEEIAYQCLKDFVGDEIPSEILRKIIAETISFEIPLKKITDDISVLELFHGPTLAFKDIGAGFMSRCLSYFLENQQKKVTVLVATSGDTGGAVAHGFYDLPGIEVVILYPKNRVSPVQEKQLTALGKNIYALEVNGSFDDCQSLVKQAFSNEEINNKLFLTSANSINVARWLPQQIYYLLALKQWQKTENEAPVIGVPSGNFGNICAGILAHLRGLPAEHFIAACNANDVVPEYLKTQDFSPKKAVATLSNAMDVGDPSNFVRILELFNNEFDSLRNKISGYSIDDKKTMQTIKEVYTRDHYILDPHSAVAFASLEQYLKENPGKKGFILGTAHPVKFPDAVENAIKTEIEIPQSLSALMKKEKKTVEINTDFEELKRFLLDKN; this comes from the coding sequence ATGAAATATTATAATTTAAAAGACAGTGAAGAAAAAGTAGATTTCAGAACTGCAACTATAAAGGGACAGGGAAAAGACAAAGGATTGTTCTTTCCTGAAAATATCCCTTCATTCAACGAAGAATTTATTCAAAACCTTCAACAATATTCTGATGAGGAAATTGCTTATCAATGCTTGAAAGACTTTGTAGGAGATGAAATTCCTTCAGAAATACTGAGAAAGATCATTGCTGAAACCATTAGTTTTGAAATTCCTTTGAAAAAAATCACTGATGACATCTCAGTTTTGGAGCTTTTTCACGGTCCTACCCTTGCATTCAAGGATATTGGTGCAGGATTTATGAGCAGATGCCTGTCTTATTTTCTAGAAAATCAGCAGAAAAAAGTGACCGTTTTAGTAGCCACTTCCGGAGATACCGGAGGAGCTGTTGCCCATGGTTTTTATGATCTTCCAGGCATTGAGGTTGTTATTCTTTATCCTAAAAATAGGGTAAGCCCTGTTCAGGAAAAGCAACTTACAGCATTGGGAAAAAATATTTATGCGCTGGAAGTGAATGGTAGTTTTGATGATTGTCAAAGTCTGGTAAAACAAGCTTTCTCCAATGAGGAAATCAATAATAAATTATTCCTGACTTCTGCTAATTCTATCAATGTGGCAAGATGGCTTCCGCAGCAGATCTATTATTTATTAGCATTAAAACAATGGCAGAAAACAGAAAATGAGGCTCCAGTAATTGGTGTTCCAAGTGGGAATTTCGGAAATATCTGTGCCGGAATTTTAGCTCATCTTCGAGGGCTTCCTGCAGAACATTTTATTGCAGCCTGCAATGCTAATGATGTGGTTCCCGAATATCTGAAAACCCAAGATTTTAGTCCTAAAAAAGCTGTAGCTACTCTATCCAATGCAATGGACGTGGGAGATCCAAGCAATTTTGTCAGAATACTGGAGCTCTTTAATAATGAATTTGATTCTTTGAGGAATAAAATATCTGGTTATTCTATAGATGACAAAAAAACCATGCAGACGATTAAAGAAGTTTATACCAGAGATCATTATATTCTGGACCCCCACAGTGCTGTAGCTTTTGCTTCTCTTGAGCAGTATCTTAAAGAAAATCCAGGTAAAAAAGGTTTTATTCTAGGAACAGCCCATCCTGTGAAATTTCCTGATGCCGTAGAAAATGCCATCAAAACAGAAATTGAAATTCCTCAGTCTCTGAGCGCTCTGATGAAAAAGGAGAAAAAAACTGTAGAAATAAATACAGATTTTGAAGAATTAAAGCGATTTTTGCTTGATAAAAATTAA
- the folB gene encoding dihydroneopterin aldolase, with product MSKIYLEDVKIYAYHGVLPEENIIGTYYILNAELHTDLWKAAESDDLNDTISYADINEIIHQEMKIKSQLLEHVAGRIISKIHDRFPQIDYIKLKLTKTAPPMQGEMKGASIELEKSFKPEN from the coding sequence ATGAGTAAGATATATCTTGAAGATGTAAAAATATATGCCTACCACGGGGTTTTACCCGAAGAAAATATTATTGGCACCTATTATATTTTAAATGCAGAACTTCATACCGATTTGTGGAAAGCAGCAGAATCCGATGATCTGAATGACACCATAAGTTATGCTGATATTAATGAAATCATTCATCAGGAAATGAAGATCAAATCTCAACTACTGGAACACGTTGCAGGAAGAATTATTTCAAAAATACATGATCGTTTTCCGCAAATCGACTATATCAAGCTTAAGCTTACCAAAACAGCACCGCCTATGCAGGGCGAAATGAAAGGAGCAAGCATTGAACTGGAAAAAAGCTTTAAACCGGAAAATTAA